A genomic segment from Paenibacillus sp. FSL K6-1096 encodes:
- the pknB gene encoding Stk1 family PASTA domain-containing Ser/Thr kinase, translated as MIGHELGGRYQIIERIGGGGMALVYRAHDILLNRNVAIKVLRNQFVHDEEFIRRFRREAQSAASLSHPNVVSIYDVGQEDEVHYIVMEYIEGKNLNEIIKERAPLQVDEAVRIASQICDALDHAHMNQIIHRDIKPHNILIGRNGRVKVTDFGIARAVTSTTITQTGSVVGSVHYFSPEHAKGVTTGEKSDLYSLGIVLYQMLTGVLPFLGESPISVALKHLQEEFEEPRLLNPLIPQSVENVILKSMRKNPDERYQSAKQMLQDLETCLLPERRSEAKMSFQDEDDEDRTRIIPAIKPLQRGLGSRAGGGEERLRSMEEASPPVPEKHKKSRAALWISLTLVVLIAMAGVVWYVNSKLSVDEVSVPVVTGKSFEEAKAELEAVGLLAEEPPLQEYKEGFAENIVWKQNKTNTMVKEGTHIILTVSTAKTLPKLPDVSGKSYDDAVKELMALGIAQGNISPDERYSEEFDKGKVISSEPAANSEYDPENVTVKLMVSKGKESIQMPDLLGKTEKEAKAELEKVGLVLDAVKEEPSYTIEKGKVTKQWAYEAGDLVPPGEKITIYISTGYAPEALEYTFNVPVAPVAEGKKSKIRIVFADARNNGENQEWGTRTIGKSQVLSVNMVLAPNKDGMVSVYRDGEFLETYPITYVDVKNGSVQQPEPPPMETPTPAPTVAPTETPTPDPTIEPEILPPDDGGEGGETGGGANNQTGYVPGSAQNDNVQTAAQVKGKGNNNGNGHAKGNGPGKDKSGKDKPGKP; from the coding sequence ATGATCGGTCACGAATTGGGCGGCCGTTATCAAATCATTGAACGGATCGGCGGAGGCGGCATGGCGCTCGTCTACAGAGCCCATGATATTCTGCTGAACCGCAATGTCGCTATCAAAGTATTGCGCAACCAGTTTGTGCATGATGAGGAATTCATCCGCCGCTTCCGGCGGGAGGCACAATCCGCTGCATCATTATCTCATCCGAATGTAGTCAGCATCTATGATGTCGGCCAGGAAGATGAAGTTCATTATATCGTTATGGAATATATTGAAGGCAAGAACCTGAACGAGATTATCAAAGAGCGGGCCCCGCTGCAGGTGGACGAAGCTGTGCGGATCGCATCGCAGATCTGTGACGCGCTCGATCATGCGCATATGAACCAGATTATTCACCGCGATATTAAACCTCATAACATTCTGATCGGCCGCAATGGCCGGGTTAAGGTCACCGACTTCGGGATTGCCCGCGCGGTTACGTCCACTACGATCACCCAGACGGGCTCCGTCGTGGGCTCTGTCCATTATTTCTCGCCGGAACATGCCAAAGGCGTAACTACAGGCGAGAAGTCGGACCTGTATTCACTTGGAATAGTACTCTATCAGATGCTCACCGGCGTATTGCCTTTTCTCGGGGAGAGCCCGATTAGTGTTGCCCTGAAGCATCTGCAGGAGGAATTCGAGGAGCCGCGCCTGCTGAATCCGCTGATTCCGCAGAGCGTGGAGAATGTGATTCTGAAGTCGATGCGCAAGAACCCTGACGAACGGTACCAGTCCGCCAAGCAGATGCTCCAGGATCTGGAGACCTGCCTGCTGCCTGAGCGCCGGAGTGAAGCCAAGATGTCATTCCAGGACGAGGATGACGAGGACCGGACGCGCATTATTCCGGCGATCAAGCCGCTTCAGCGTGGGCTGGGCAGCCGGGCCGGGGGCGGAGAGGAGCGGCTCCGCAGCATGGAGGAGGCTTCGCCGCCCGTGCCTGAGAAGCACAAGAAGAGCCGTGCCGCACTGTGGATCAGCCTGACTCTGGTTGTGCTGATTGCCATGGCCGGAGTTGTATGGTACGTCAACTCCAAATTGTCGGTCGATGAAGTATCGGTGCCGGTAGTGACCGGCAAATCCTTCGAGGAAGCCAAGGCGGAGCTTGAGGCCGTGGGTCTTCTTGCCGAGGAGCCGCCGCTGCAGGAATACAAAGAGGGTTTTGCAGAGAATATCGTCTGGAAGCAGAACAAGACCAATACGATGGTCAAAGAAGGCACACATATTATCCTGACGGTCAGCACGGCCAAGACGCTGCCCAAGCTGCCTGATGTTTCCGGTAAGAGCTACGACGATGCGGTCAAGGAATTGATGGCCTTAGGTATCGCCCAGGGCAATATCTCTCCAGACGAGCGGTACAGCGAAGAATTCGATAAGGGCAAGGTCATCAGCTCCGAGCCAGCGGCGAACAGCGAATATGATCCTGAGAACGTTACAGTCAAGCTGATGGTAAGCAAAGGCAAAGAAAGCATCCAGATGCCGGATCTTCTCGGCAAGACGGAGAAGGAGGCCAAGGCCGAGCTGGAAAAGGTTGGACTTGTGCTGGATGCGGTCAAGGAAGAGCCGAGTTATACGATTGAGAAGGGCAAGGTCACCAAGCAATGGGCCTATGAAGCAGGGGATCTGGTTCCTCCTGGTGAGAAGATCACGATCTACATCAGCACAGGGTATGCCCCTGAAGCTCTGGAGTATACATTTAATGTTCCTGTTGCGCCGGTTGCAGAAGGCAAGAAGAGCAAGATCCGCATTGTGTTTGCGGATGCGCGCAACAATGGCGAGAATCAGGAATGGGGCACGCGCACCATCGGCAAGAGCCAGGTCCTGTCCGTGAATATGGTGCTGGCTCCGAACAAAGACGGAATGGTCTCCGTCTACCGGGACGGGGAATTCCTGGAGACCTATCCGATTACGTATGTGGATGTCAAGAACGGCAGCGTGCAGCAGCCAGAGCCTCCACCGATGGAGACACCGACTCCTGCGCCAACCGTTGCGCCGACAGAGACGCCTACGCCAGACCCGACCATAGAGCCTGAGATTCTGCCGCCGGACGACGGCGGGGAAGGCGGGGAGACGGGTGGCGGGGCGAATAACCAGACCGGTTATGTGCCGGGCAGCGCCCAGAATGACAATGTGCAGACTGCTGCGCAGGTCAAAGGTAAAGGCAACAATAACGGCAACGGGCACGCTAAGGGCAATGGCCCCGGCAAAGATAAGTCCGGCAAAGATAAGCCCGGCAAACCATAA
- the rsgA gene encoding ribosome small subunit-dependent GTPase A, which produces MPEGIIIKALSGYYYVKPLKDGQIATGEETVQCRGRGILKKKGTAPLVGDRVVYMLTENGEGMVDELLPRESELVRPPVANVKLAVLLFSVREPDMNLNLLDKFLVHIEHSGLDTLIVLTKQDLEEEDGQTTEAVKALYERIGYEVMVTSSLNGTGAEELRQRLAGVISVFSGQSGVGKSTLLNRLVPELELETGEISLRLGRGRHTTRHVELMDIGGGGFVADTPGFSQLDFLELGVEELSVCFREFAAYAENCKFRGCSHLHEPGCKVIEAWEAGEIADSRYGHYKLFFNEMKDKKRRY; this is translated from the coding sequence ATGCCTGAAGGAATCATAATCAAAGCATTGAGCGGATATTACTATGTTAAGCCGCTTAAGGATGGACAGATCGCAACCGGGGAAGAAACGGTGCAGTGCCGCGGGCGTGGCATTCTGAAGAAGAAGGGAACGGCTCCGCTGGTAGGCGACCGGGTCGTCTACATGCTTACGGAGAATGGCGAAGGCATGGTGGATGAGCTGCTTCCGCGCGAGTCGGAGCTTGTCCGCCCGCCGGTGGCGAATGTGAAGCTGGCGGTGCTGCTGTTCTCCGTCCGGGAGCCGGATATGAACTTGAATCTGCTGGACAAGTTCCTGGTTCATATCGAGCATTCCGGTCTCGACACGCTGATTGTACTTACGAAGCAGGATCTCGAAGAGGAGGACGGGCAGACTACGGAAGCTGTCAAAGCCCTGTACGAGCGGATCGGCTACGAGGTGATGGTCACCAGCTCCCTGAACGGAACCGGGGCGGAGGAGCTGCGGCAGCGGCTGGCCGGCGTCATCAGTGTCTTCTCCGGCCAGTCGGGTGTCGGTAAGTCCACTCTGCTGAACCGGCTTGTGCCTGAACTGGAGCTTGAGACCGGGGAGATCAGCCTGCGGCTTGGCCGGGGGCGTCATACGACGCGTCATGTCGAGCTTATGGACATCGGGGGCGGCGGTTTTGTCGCCGATACACCGGGCTTCAGCCAGCTGGACTTCCTGGAGCTGGGTGTCGAGGAGCTGTCGGTCTGCTTCCGCGAGTTCGCCGCCTATGCGGAGAATTGCAAATTCCGCGGCTGCAGCCATCTGCATGAGCCGGGCTGCAAGGTGATTGAGGCGTGGGAAGCCGGAGAGATTGCCGACAGCCGTTACGGGCATTACAAGCTGTTCTTTAATGAGATGAAAGATAAAAAGCGGAGGTACTGA
- the rpe gene encoding ribulose-phosphate 3-epimerase has protein sequence MVKIAPSILSADFAALGAEVAEAEASGGDWIHVDVMDGQFVPNITLGPVICAAVKQHTSLPLDVHLMIEHPENYIAAFAAAGASVITVHAEACVHLHRVVHQIKELGLMAGVAINPGTPAAAVREVLADVDMVLVMTVNPGFGGQAFIPRTLHKIRQLREWAAEINHKGLLIEVDGGIAEATAPLVAEAGADVLVAGNAVFGRSDRAAAIRAIREAADGAVS, from the coding sequence ATGGTAAAAATTGCTCCTTCCATATTGTCAGCGGATTTCGCAGCGCTTGGCGCAGAGGTGGCTGAAGCCGAAGCCAGCGGTGGGGACTGGATTCATGTAGATGTAATGGACGGGCAGTTCGTGCCGAATATTACACTCGGACCTGTAATTTGTGCAGCGGTGAAGCAGCATACCTCGCTGCCGCTCGATGTTCATCTGATGATTGAGCACCCGGAGAATTATATTGCTGCATTTGCGGCAGCGGGCGCTTCGGTGATCACCGTTCATGCAGAGGCCTGCGTGCATCTGCACCGTGTTGTACATCAGATCAAGGAGCTGGGCCTGATGGCCGGAGTAGCGATCAATCCGGGCACACCGGCAGCGGCTGTGCGGGAGGTTCTGGCGGATGTAGACATGGTTCTGGTCATGACCGTGAATCCGGGCTTCGGCGGCCAGGCCTTCATTCCGCGTACGCTGCACAAGATCAGGCAGCTCCGGGAATGGGCGGCCGAGATCAATCATAAGGGCCTGCTGATTGAGGTGGACGGCGGAATCGCCGAAGCCACTGCGCCGCTTGTCGCTGAAGCGGGAGCCGATGTGCTTGTAGCCGGCAACGCAGTCTTCGGGCGCAGCGACCGTGCAGC